The following are encoded in a window of Microcaecilia unicolor chromosome 14, aMicUni1.1, whole genome shotgun sequence genomic DNA:
- the ENO3 gene encoding beta-enolase produces MSIHRIHAREILDSRGNPTVEVDLYTGKGRFRAAVPSGASTGIYEALELRDGDKSRYLGKGVLHAVEHINKTIAPALIEKKLSVVEQEKIDKVMLDLDGTENKSKFGANAILGVSLAVCKAGAAEKGVPLYRHIADLAGNKELILPVPAFNVINGGSHAGNKLAMQEFMILPVGASSFAEAMRIGAEVYHNLKGVIKTKYGKDATNVGDEGGFAPNILENNEALELLKSAIEKAGYPDKIVIGMDVAASEFHRQGKYDLDFKSPDDPNRYITGQKLGELYKSFINHYPVVSIEDPFDQDDWDTWTKFLTEVKIQIVGDDLTVTNPKRIQKAVDVKACNCLLLKVNQIGSVTESIQACKLAQSNGWGVMVSHRSGETEDTFIADLVVGLCTGQIKTGAPCRSERLAKYNQLMRIEEELGPKAHFAGRHFRNPRAK; encoded by the exons ATGTCTATCCATCGCATCCATGCCCGGGAGATCCTGGACTCCCGTGGTAACCCCACAGTTGAGGTGGATCTCTATACTGGCAAAG GCCGATTTCGTGCAGCCGTTCCCAGCGGTGCCTCTACTGGCATCTATGAGGCTCTAGAACTTCGTGATGGAGACAAGTCCAGGTACTTGGGAAAAG GCGTGTTGCATGCTGTTGAACACATCAACAAGACCATTGCACCTGCGCTGATTGAAAAG aaaCTGAGTGTGGTAGAACAGGAGAAGATTGATAAAGTGATGCTCGATCTGGATGGAACCGAGAATAAAT ctAAGTTTGGAGCCAATGCCATCCTGGGGGTGTCTCTGGCGGTCTGTAAAGCTGGTGCTGCTGAGAAGGGTGTGCCCCTATATCGCCACATCGCTGACCTTGCTGGCAACAAAGAACTTATCCTGCCTGTTCCC gcttttAACGTGATCAATGGTGGCTCACATGCTGGAAACAAGTTAGCCATGCAGGAGTTCATGATCTTGCCTGTGGGGGCCAGTTCCTTCGCGGAGGCCATGCGGATTGGAGCCGAAGTCTATCACAACCTGAAGGGCGTCATCAAAACCAAGTATGGAAAGGATGCCACAAACGTTGGTGATGAGGGGGGATTTGCACCCAACATCCTGGAGAACAATGAAG CATTAGAACTCTTGAAGTCTGCCATTGAGAAGGCTGGATACCCTGACAAGATTGTCATTGGCATGGACGTGGCTGCCTCTGAGTTCCACCGTCAGGGCAAATATGACCTGGACTTCAAGTCTCCAGATGATCCCAATCGCTACATCACTGGACAGAAGCTGGGGGAGCTATACAAGAGTTTCATCAACCACTACCCTG TGGTCTCCATCGAGGATCCATTCGACCAGGATGACTGGGATACTTGGACAAAGTTTCTGACTGAGGTGAAAATCCAGATTGTGGGAGACGATCTAACAGTCACCAACCCAAAGAGAATCCAAAAGGCCGTGGATGTCAAGGCCTGCAACTGCCTACTGCTGAAAGTCAATCAGATCGGCTCTGTCACAGAGTCCATCCAGGC GTGTAAACTGGCACAGTCCAATGGCTGGGGTGTGATGGTCAGCCATCGTTCCGGAGAAACTGAAGATACTTTCATTGCTGACCTTGTGGTTGGACTTTGCACCGGACAG atTAAGACTGGTGCACCCTGCAGATCTGAGCGCTTGGCCAAATACAACCAACTGATGAG